From the genome of Dissulfurirhabdus thermomarina:
GGTAGCCCGCCACCCGGTCGTCTCCGGTGCCGCCGGGCCCGTACTGCCCCCGGACCAGCCAGCGGCCGAGTTCCTCCGGGGGGAAGGGGCGGACGGCCCGGAGCAGCTTCACCTTCTCGTCCCGCACCCGGTCCGCCCCGAAGGAGGCCGGCGGCTCCATGGCCACCAGGGAGAGCATCTGGAGCATGTGGTTCTGGAACATGTCCCGCAGGCACCCCGCCCCCTCGTAGTAGCCCGCCCGGTGTTCCACCCCGGCGGCCTCGGCCACGGTGATCTGGACGTGGTCCACGTAGCGCCGGTTCCAGACGGGCTCGAAGATGGCGTTGGCGAACCGGAACATGAGGATGTTCTGGACCGTCTCCTTGCCCAGGTAGTGGTCGATCCGGTAGATCTGGCGCTCGGAGAGGACACGGTGGAGCCTTTCGTCCAGGGCCAGGGCGCTGGCGAGGTCGCGCCCGAAGGGCTTTTCCGCCACCACGCGGGCCCAGGCGCCGCCCCGGCCCTCCTCCCGGGCGAGGCCCGCGGCGCCGAGGCCCTCGATGATGCGGGGCGCCACGCCGGGCGGCACCGCGAGGTAGAAGAGCCGGTTGCCCCCGGTTCCGGCCTCGGCCTCGAGCCCGGCCAGGCGTTCCCCGAGCCGCCGGTAGAAGGCCGGGTCGTCGTAGTCGCCGCTGAGATAGGCGTGCCTGTCGGCGAAGGCCCGCACGGCGCCGGCCGGCCGGTCCGGGAATCGGGCCCGCAGGGTGGCCCGGACCCGCTCCCGGAACCCATCGTCGCCCAGGGGGGAGCGGGCGCACCCCAAGACGAAGAAGGCCGGCGGCAAAAGTCCCCGCCGGTGGAGGGCGAAGAGGGCCGGAAGGAGCTTCCGGTGGGCGAGATCCCCGGAGGCGCCGAAGATCACCACCCCGCAGGGCGGCGGCCGGTCCTCGAGGCAGAAGGGCCCCTCGCGGAGGACCCGGGCGCGGGCGTGCCCGCCGGTCATCTGCCTCCCCCGCCGGCCCGGCGCACCTCGTGCCCGCCGAAGGCCCGGCGGAGCGCCGCCACCACCCGGTCGGAGAAGAGGTCCTCCCGCTGGGAGGCGAACCGCTTGAAGAGGGCGTGGGCCATGGCGTCGGCCGGCACGCCGAGCCGGACCGCCTCCCGCACCGTCCACCGGCCCTCCCCGGAATCGGCCACCACGCCCCGGACCTCCTCGAGGCCCGGGTCCTCCCGGAAGACGTCTTCGAGGAGCTCGAGGAGCCACGACCGGATGACGCTCCCCCGGTTCCAGAGGGCCGCCAGCGCCCCGAAGTCGAGATGGGGCCCGTAGGGGGAGGCCCGTAGGAGCTCGAAGCCCTCCCCGTAGGCCTCCATGAGGGCGTACTCGATGCCGTTGTGGACCATCTTGACGAAGTGGCCGGCCCCCACCGGCCCGCAGTGCATGTGCCCGCCCGGCGGGGCCAGGGTGTCGAGGACGGGCCCGAGGCGGCGATAGTCGTCGGCCCCGCCTCCCAGCATGAGGCAGTAGCCCTTCTCGAGGCCCCAGACGCCCCCCGACACCCCGGCGTCCACGTACCGGATGCCCTCGGCCCCGAGGGCCTCGGCCCGCCGGAGGTCGTCCCGGAAGTCGCTGTTGCCGCCGTCCACCACGAGGTCCCCCGGCCCGAGGTGGGGGCGCAGGCGCTCGATGTGCTCGTCCACCGGCGGCCCCACCGGCAACATGAGCCACACCACCCGGGGCGGGTCGAGGAGTCGGACCAGGGCCTCCGGGGAGTCGGCCCCCGCGGCGCCCTCCGCCTCGATCCGGCGGACCTTCTCCGCCGTCCGGTTGTAGGCGGCCACCTCGTGCCCCCCGCGCAGCAGCCGCCGGGCCATGTTCATGCCCATCCGCCCGAGGCCGATCATCCCGATCTGCATCCGCCGTCCTCCTTCCCGGCCCAGGATCAGGCCAGCGAGATGGCGTCCTGCGGGCACATGACCACCGCCCGGCCGCAATCGCAGGCCCCGCAACCCGCCGGGTCCACCACCCAGGCCTTGTCGTCGCGGAGTTCGAAGACCCCGGGGCAGAGCTCCACGCAGGCCCCGCACCCGTTGCAGCGGCCGTAGTCCACGACGGGTTCCGCGCCCCGCCCGCCGCTGCCGCGTTCCCGGTCCATGTCCCTCTTCTACCACGAAGCCGGGCGGCGGCGCAAAACGCGGCGGCACGTGGCGGGCCCCGGCCGGATCCGTTACCATGACGCCACCGATCCCCGTCGAGGAGCTTTCCGCCCGTGCCGCGCCGCCTCGCCGCCATCCCCTTCTTCGAGGGGCTCCCGGAGGACGACCTCCGGGAGCTCGCCATGATCGCCGTGGAGCATTCGGTGCCCGCCGGCGCGGCCGTCTTCTCGGAAGGGGACGAGGGCACCGGCTTCTACGTGGTGCTGGAGGGCCGGGTGAAGATCTTCAAGCTCTCGGCCGAGGGCCGGGAGCAGATCCTCCACCTCTTCGGCCCCGGAGACCCCTTCGGCGAGGCGGCGGTCTTCGCCGGGCGGCACTTTCCCGCCAACGCCGTGGCGCTGGCACCCTCGCGGCTCCTCTTCTTCCCCAGGGCCGCCTTCGTGGACCTCGTGACGCGGCGCCCGTCCCTGGCGCTGGGCATGCTGGCGGTCCTCTCCCGCCGGCTCCACCGCTTCGCCCGGCTCATCGAGGACCTGTCCCTCCGGGAGGTGCCGGGGCGGCTGGCGGCCTACCTGCTGGCGCTGCCGGGGGCCGGGAGCGCCGCGCCGGTGGTCCTCGAGATCCCCAAGGCCCAGATCGCCGGCCTCCTCGGGACCACGCCCGAGACCCTCTCCCGCATCCTCCGGAAGATGTCGGACCGCGGCCTCGTCCGCGTGGACGGCCCCCGGATCCGGATCCTGGACCGGCCGGCCCTCGAGGACCTCGCCGCCGGCGAGACCCGGCTCGCCTGAAACCGTGGCGGCCGGCCCCGACGCCGACACCGCCCTGCGGCGCCGCATGGAGGCCCTCTACCGGCGCCGCAACCGCCGCGCCCTGGTCCACCCCGATCCCCTCGAGTTCCTCTACCGGTACCCGGACGTCCGGGACCGGGAAGTGGCCGGGCTCGTGGCCTCCGCCCTGGCCTACGGGCGGGTCCGGCAGATCCTGGCCGCCGTGGGCCGGGTCCTGGATCTCCTGGGCCCCGCCCCGGCGGCCCGCGTGAGCGCCGCGGGGCCGGCGGAGCTCGCCTGCCTCCTGTCCGGTTTCCGCCACCGCTTCAGCGGCGGGGGCGAGGTGGCGGCCCTGCTGGCCGCCGCCGGCCGGGCCATCCACCGCCACGGGTCCCTGGAGGCCTGCTTCCGGGCCGGCCTCCGGCCGGGCCACGAAACCACGGCGGCCGCCGTGGAGGCCTTCGCCCGGGAGCTCCGGGGCCTCGCCCCCGGTCCCGTGGCGACGCTGCTGCCGGACCCGGCAAAGGGGAGCGCCTCGAAGCGCCTCCACCTCTACCTCCGGTGGATGGTGCGCCGGGACGACGTGGACCCCGGTGGCTGGGCCGTGGCCCCGTCGCTGCTCCTGGTGCCCCTGGACACCCACCTCCACCGGATGGTCCGCGGGCTCGGCTTCACTCGGCGCCCGCGGCCGGACCTCAAGGCCGTCCTGGAGGTGACGGCGGCCTTCCGGCGGATCCGCACCGACGACCCGGTCCGCTACGACTTCGCCCTCACCCGGCCCGGCATCCGGGGCGGCTCCGGCCGCCCGCCCGGTTCATGCCCGGGGGGCGACCGGCCGACAAGGTGAGGAGGGAGCCCGAAGACCCGTGCACCGCACCCGCACCCGACGACACCCCGCCGCCTGGAGACGCCCGTCCCGCCGGTTCTGGGGGTGGTTCATCGGCGGCGTCCTCCTCTACCTCCTCGTGGAGAGCCTCGGGCACCTCGTCTTCTTCCCCGGGACCCCGCTCTCCCGGGCCCTCTTCCCCACCGCCCCCCACGAGCTCTGGATGCGGGGGGTCGCCCTCGCCGCCCTCGCCGCCTCGGCCCTCCTCTACCGGCGGGCCCTCCTTCGGGAGGTCCGGGCCCTCAAGGTCCACCGCATGAACCGCCTCCTCGCCCTCCTGGGCGAGGTGGTGACCACCACCCTCCGGGCCGGAGACCGCGACACCCTCTTCCGGGAGGCCTGCCGGATCGCCGTGGAGACCGGCGGCCTCCGGATGGCATGGATCGGCCTCGTGGCCCCGGACGGCGCCGTGGAGCCGGCGGCCGCCCACGGCCACGGCCTGGACTACCTGGAGGGGCTCCGGGTGAGCGTGGACGAGGCCGACCCGCGCAGCCGGGGGCCCACGGGGCGGGCCATCCTGGAGGGCCGGCCCCAGGTCATGAACGACATCGCCGCCGACGGCGCCATGCGCCCGTGGCGCGAGGCGGCCCTCCGCCGGGGCTTCCGCTCGTCCGCGGCCTTCCCCCTGGTGGCCCGGGGGCGGATCCTCGGGGCCTTGAACGTCTACGCGGACGTCCCGAACTACTTCGAGGCGGACGAGGTGGAGATCCTGGACCGCGCCGCCCAGGGCGTCTCCTTCGCCCTGGAACTTCTCCGTCACCGGCTCGACACCGTGGCCTACCAATACCGCCTCCGGGAGAAGGAACGGGAGGTCCGCCTCCTCCTCGACTCCACCGCCGAGGGCCTCCTCGGCCTGGACCCGGCGGGCCGGTGCACCTTCGCCAACGACGCCGCCCTGCGCCTGCTGGGCTACGAGGCCGCCTCGGACCTCCTCGGCCAGAACCTCCACGCCCTGGTCCACCACACCCGGGAAGACGGCACCCCCCACATCCAGCAAGACTGCCGCATCTGCCGGGCGGTGGTGGGGGGCGAGATCGTCCACGCCGACGACGACCTCTTCTGGCGATGCGACGGGACGTCCTTCCCCGTGGAGTACTGGGCCCGGCCCGTGGTCCGCGACGGGCACACCGTGGGCGTCGTGCTCACCTTCCTCGACATCACCGAGCGCCGGGCCATGGAGCGCGACCTCCGCCGCCGGCTCGACATGGAGGCCCGGTTGAACCGCCTCGCCCAGCTCCTCATCACCCACCGGGAGGCGGCCCCGGGTGAGGCCCTCGCCATCTTGTCCGAGGCCGCCGGGGCCGAACGTGCCGGCATCTACCGCTGGTCCGCCTCCGAGGGCTTCGCCCGGGTCGCCTCCTGGCACGCCCGCGGCGCCCCGGCCCCCGAGGCGGGCCCCGTGGCCCCCGACCCGGCCGCCGCCGCATGGCTCCGGGAGGCCATGGCCGGCGGCGACGCCGCCGTGGTGATGGACGTCTCGGCGCTCCCCCCCGGAGCGGGCGGGTTGCGCATCTCGCCGCCGGGAGGAAAGACCGGGGCGCTTCTCGCCGTGCCCCTCGACCTCCCGGGCGGGGCCCCCTTCGGCTTCCTCGCCTTCTCGGGCCGGGCCCGGCCCGACGCCTGGCACCCGGAAGACGTTCGGGCCGTCCGAACCGCGGCGGCCATGCTGGCCGGCTACTACGCCCGGCGAGAGGCCGAGGTCCGCCTCGACTACCTCTCCCGGCACGACCCGGTCACCGGGCTGCCCAACATCGCCGCCTTCCGTGACCACCTCCGGCGGCACCTCGCCGTGGCGAAGCGCCAGGAGGCGGGTGCCGCGGTCCTCCTGGTGGAGCTCGCCAACTTCGCCGACGTGGTGGAATCCCGGGGCCACGAGACCGCGGAACGGGTGCTGCGCAAGGCCGCGGGCCTCTTCACGCGGTGCCTTCGAGAGGAAGACACCGTGGCCCGGACCGGGGCCCACCAGTTCGGGGTCCTGCTCCCCGAGGTGGACGACCCGGAGGGAGCGGTCGCCGTGGGTCTCAAGCTGGTCCAGGCCCTCACCCCCACCCTCCGGCTCAAGGACGGGGCGGAGGTCTACCTCGAGGTCCAGGTGGGCGCGGCCCTCTTCCCCGAAAACGGCGCGGACCCGGAGGCCCTGATCCGGAGCGCCAACGTGGCCTTAAACCGCGCCCGCTGCGAGGGGCCGAACAACGTGCGGCTCTGCACCGCGGAGATGAACCGCCAGGTGATGGACCGCCTGCGGCTGGAGGGTGAACTCCGTGCCGCAGTGGAACGCCGGGAGTTCACCGTCCACTTCCAGCCCAAGGTGGACGTGGCCGAGGGACGCGCCACGGGGGTGGAGGCCCTCGTGCGGTGGCAGCGGCCGGGCGGCCGCCTGGAGCCCCCCGGCGCCTTCATCCCCATGCTGGAGAAGACGGGGCTCATCGTGCCCGCCGGGCGGTGGGTGCTCGAGGAGGCCTGCCGGCGGATGATGGAGTGGCGGCGGCGGGGGCTGCCCCCGCTCGCCCTGTCGGTGAATCTGTCGGGGCGGCAGTTCGCGGCTCGCAACCTGGTGGAGATGGTCGCCGATTGCCTGCAGGCCACGGGTTTCCCGCCCGGCGAGCTCGTGCTCGAGGTCACCGAGACCATGGCCATCCGGAACCTGGAGGCCAACCTCCAGGTCTTCAACCGCCTCCGGGGCCTGGGCGTGCGGATCGCCCTGGACGACTTCGGGAAGGAGTATTCCTCCTTCGGTTACCTCAAGCAGCTCCCGGTGGACGAGCTCAAGATCGACCGGGCCTTCCTGGCCAACGTCCCCGCCGACCGGGAAGGCGCCGCCATCCTCCGGGCCATGGTGGCCATGGCCCACGCCTTGAACCTCAAGATCACGGCGGAGGGCGTCGAGACGGGAGAGCAGTGGGCCTTCCTCAAAGAGGTGGGCTGCGACGAGGCCCAGGGGTTCCTCTTCGGTCACCCCGAGCCGCCGGAGGCCCTGGAGGCCGTCCTGGTGCGGTCCGCCGCCCCGCCGGGCGAACCGTCCGCCGCCCCGGCAGGCAAGGCCCCCCTCCACTGACCCCGGCGGGCCCGAGCCGGCAAAGGCGCCCCGGCGACACCGCCTCTCTTCCTCTTTCCGTTTTACCGCCTGGATCCGTGGCGGCTTTCAGCTGGCATTGGGCCGAACCGCCGGGGCTTCAGCGCCTGTCTCCCCCCCCTTCTGCCGGAGGCCGCAAGGATGCCCCAGCTTGACCGGGAGGACATCTCACATCGGCGTCTTGGGACAAACGGCATCGGTGCTGAAAAGGCCGGACAACCCGCCCGGCCTCCCACTCCGCGTGAAAAATTTAGAGTGAGTCACGGTTCGATCGGCCCGTGCCAAGTCCATCCGCGCGGTCATGCGCACCACCATCGACGAACCTGATCGCCACCCCGTGAAACGATCCCTCCGCACTTGATAATAGCGACCCGGTCATGACCACCGCGTCTGCGCCGAACTCACCGGCCTTCTCCTTGATCTTTTTCATGTAGTTCGGCTTGATGGAACCTACGGGGATCTCCGGCAGGTGATAATAAACCTCTAGCCTTGGGGATACGGGGCCGCCCACCCTCCCCGGATCCACAGATACCCGCGCCATAAGAAAATCTGCCTCTACTGTGGCTATTTTTTTATAAGGTACCTCCGGAAACGCGGGCAAGATCTGCACCTGCTCCTTGCGGTTATATTTTGCATCTGGATCAACTGGATATACATAGACGCGCGTGCAGGAACACAACAAGAAGACCATCATGATCCCAAAAACACATGTCTTTTTCATACTGATCCCTCAAATTCGTTCGACGGTCCCCTTGCGACACTGCCGGCACCCCATTGGCCTTGAATTCAGGGAAAGGGGTTCTCCGTCTTTCGCTCCTCTTTGCTCCAGAGTTTAGCAGAAGATTTCACGTAGAATCGCGGGGCCGGATAACGCGCGCAACACTTCACAGACAACTCCACCCAAATGACTCGTGTTTGCAACCTTTGTTTTCTTTGAGCCTGTTCAACAGACGATCTGCCGACCGTCAAGCCACCACCCGCCGGGTCCGGCCACCTGTTGGAAACGACGGGCGACGCGGCCGAGGTCGTGCCGGCCGGCCCCTCACCCCGGAAGGTGCAGCGCGAAGACGCTCCCCTTGCCCGGTTCGCTCTCCACGGTGACGCGGCCCCCGTGGGCCTGCATCACGTGTTTCACGATGGCGAGCCCCAGACCGGTGCCTCCGAGCTCCCGGCTTCGAGCCTTGTCCACCCGGTAGAAGCGCTCGAAGATGCGCGGGAGGTGTTCCCGGGGGATCCCCGGGCCCTGGTCCCGGACCCGGACGACCACCTCGCCGCCCTCCCGGGCGGCCGTCACCTCCACCTCGCCGCCCTCCGGCGAATACTTCACCGCGTTGTCCAGGAGGTTCACCAGGGCCTGCTCGAGGAGCCGCGGCTCCATGGACGCCTCGAGGTCCGCCGGACATTCCGCCGAAAGGCGCACCCGCCGGCGTTTCGCGGCCGGCCGGCAGGCCTCCACGGCCCCCTGCACCACGGCCGCCACCGGTCCGGGCTCCAGTCGGACCGCCTCGGCCTCCACCTCGCGCTCGATCCGCGAGAGGGCCAGGAGGTCCTCCACCAGGTCGCCCAGGCGCTCGGCCTGGCGGTGGACGATCTCCAGGAACCGCCGCCGCTCGGCCGGGTCGAGTTCCTCGTCCAGCAGGGTCTCGGCGAACCCCCGTATGGAGGTCACCGGCGTCCGGAGCTCGTGGGAGACGTTGGCCACGAAGTCGCGCCGAAGATGCTCGAGGCGGCGGAGCCGGGTCACGTCGTGGAGCACCGCCACCGCCCCGATCTTCCGGCCCGCGGCATCGCGGAGGATCGTTCCGTTGAGATGCAGGTTGCGCTCCGTGCCCCCCACCCGCAGCACCATCTCCCCCTCCCGCGGGGCGCCGTCGTGGAGGACGTCTCCGAGGAAGCGCTGGAGGTAGGGATTGCGGAGCACCTCCTGGATGGGACGGCCGCACACGTCCTCGGCCCTGCGCCGGAACAGCCGCAACGCCGCCTCGTTCACCGTGATGACGCGCCGGTCGGCGTCCACGGCCACCACCCCCTCCCGCATGCTGGAGAGGATGGCCTCGGTCTGGTTGCGCTGGCGCCGGATGGTCTCGAGCCGATCGCCCAGCTGCGCCGCCATGGCGTTCATGGCCGCGGCAAGCCCGCGGGTCTCCTCCGAGTCCGGCACGTGGAGGCGGTAGTCGAGGGCCCCCTCGGCGAAGAGCTGGGCGCCGAGCCTGAGGTTCTCCAGCGGGCGGCTGATCCGCCGCGCGACCAGGAAGCTCGCTCCCAGGGCCAGGGCCAGGACGGCCAGCGCCACCGCCAGGAGCCGCCCTCTAAGCCCCGCCAGGGCGGCCCGGACGGAGGTCTCCGGCAGCGCCGCCCGCACCACCACGGCGCCCTCCGGCGCCGCCACGGCCACGTAGAGCATCTCGGTGCGCAGGGTGTGGCTGTAGCGCTCGGCCACCCCCCTCCCGCTCGCCAGGGCGGCCATGACCTCGGGCCGGTCGGCGTGGTTGTCCATGGTGGCCGGATCCCGCTCCGAGTCGGCCGCCACGCGCCCGCCGGGCAGGATGACCGTGATGCGGACCCCGGCCTCGCGGCCGGCGCGCCGGCAGAGGGCACGAAGCGCCGCCAGGCGCCCGGCGGCCACCAGGGGTCGGATCTCCGGCAAGAGCCCCCGGGCCACCTGCTCGAGGCCGGCCGCCGCCTGATCGCGGTGAAAACCGCGCATGGCGTCCACGTATTGCCAGGTGAGCCCGGAGAAGACCAGGAGGGAGACCCCCGCGAAGGCGGCGAAGAGCTGCCACTGAAGCCGCCGCCCCTTCACGCCTCCTCCCGGAACCGGTATCCCACGCCCCGAACCGTCTCGATGACCCCGCCGGCCGGGCCGAGCTTCTTCCGGAGGCCCACCACCTGGACGTCCACCGACCGCTCCGTGACCGGGTAGTCCTCTCCGTGCACCGCCCGGACGATCTGGCCGCGGGTGAAGACCCAGCCGGGCCGCGCGGCCAGGTACCGGAGCAGGCGGAACTCGGTGGGAGTGAGGTCCACGGGCCGGCCAGCCACGGTGACCTCGTGGCGGCCTGAGTGGATGACGATGCCGTGGGCACGGATCACCTCACCCGCCGCCGGGGCGGGAGCCGCCCGGCGCCGGAGGACGGCGCGCACCCGGGCCACCAAGACCCGCGGGCTGAAGGGCTTCGTGACGTAGTCGTCGGCCCCGAGCTCGAGGCCGGCCACGATATCGGCCTCCTCCCCCCGGGCCGTCAGCATGACCACGGAGACACCGCGGGTGGCCGGATCGCCCTTCAGGACCCGGCAGACGTCGAGCCCCTCCATGCCCGGGAGCATGAGATCCAGGACCACGAGGTCCGGGGGGGCGGCACGGACCGCCCGGAGCGCCTCCTCGCCCGTGGCCGCCGCCTCGACATGGTAGCCGTTGCGGGTGAAATGGTGGACGAGCAGTTGCCGGATGTCGGCCTCGTCGTCCACCACCAGGATGCGGGCCCGGCCCATGCCGCCTCGTCCTCCCGTGAACACGCCGCCCGGTCGGCGGGGAATCGGGGCCCCGCGGGGCCCTGGAGACTTTCTACCACGGGTGCCGGCGGATGGGAAAGGCGCGCTCGTGGCGAGGCGGCGCCGCCCCGTCAGGAGAAGAGCCGCTCCGGGTGCGCCATGGTCTCTCGGGTGAGCCGGGCCACGAGGCCCGACAGCCCCAGCAGCCCCACCAGGTTGGGGATGGCCATGGCGCCGTTCATGGTGTCGGCGAGGTTCCAGACGACGTCCACCCTCTGGAAGGCCCCGAGGGCGATGGCCGCGCAGAAGACGAAGCGGTAGGGCATCCGGGCCCGGAGGCCCAGGAGGTACTCGATGCACTCCTCGCCGTAGTAGGACCAGCCGATCATGGTGGAATAGGCGAAGACGGCAAGCCCCAGGCTGACGATGACCCCCCCGCCCCGGGGAAGCCCCTGCTCGAAGGCCAGCCGGGTGAGGGTGCTGGTGGTCTCCCCGGTAGTCCAGGCCCCGGTGGTGAGGATCACGAGGGCGGTCATGGTGCAGATGACCATGGTGTCGAAAAAGACCCCGGTCATGGCGACGAGGCCCTGGCGGACGGGGCTCTCCGTCCGGGCCGCGGCGTGGGCGATGGGGGCGCTGCCGAGGCCCGCCTCGTTGGAGAAGACCCCCCGTGCCACCCCGTAGCGGACGGCCGCGGCCACGGTGGCCCCCGCCGCGCCCCCGGCGGCGGCCGTTCCGTGAAAGGCCCCCTGGAAGATCAGGGCGAGGGCCCCGGGCAGCCGGTCGAGGTGGAGCAGCAGGACGAGGAGGGAACCGGCCACGTAGAAGACGGCCATGACGGGCACGAGGCGCTCCGTCACCCGCCCGATGCGCCGGATGCCGCCGATGATCACCACCCCGGTCATCACCGCCAGCACCCCCCCGGTGACCGCGACGGGCACTCCCCATTCCTCGCGGAGGACCACCGCCACGGAGTTCGACTGGACCATGCTCCCGATGCCGAAGGCCGCCACGGCCCCCATCAGGGCGAAGATCCAGCCGAGCCAGGGCAGGCCGAGGCCGTCGGCGATGTAGCGCATGGGGCCGCCCTGCATGGTGCCGTCCGGGAGTGTCCGGCGGAAGCGGACGGCCAGGACCGCCTCGGCGAACTTGGTGGCCATGCCGAAGAAGGCGCACACCCACATCCAGAAGACGGCCCCGGGGCCGCCCATGGCGATGGCGGTGGCGACGCCGGCGATGTTGCCCGTGCCGATGGTGGCCGAGAGCGCCGTGGTGAGGGCCTGAAACGGCGAGATGTCGCCGGGCGCCTCCCCGTCCTGGGGCCGGCAGAGCACGAGGCGCAGGGCCCGGGGCAGGTGGAAGACCTGGAGGAACCGGCACCGAAGGGTGAGCAAGACACCGGTGAACACCAGGGCATAGAGCATGAATCCGCCCCAGACGAAATGGTTCACGCGATCGAGCAGCTGGGAAAGGTCCATGGCTTCAGGTTCTCCTCGTCGTCTCGACCCGGCCCGGGCGGGTATGGACGGCGACAGGGCCCTCGGCCCGCCGCGCCGTCCCTACCCGTCCAGCGCCTCGCGGATCTTCCGCAACAGGACGCTCGGGGTCACCGGCTTCTGGATGAAGCGGACGTTGTCCTCGAGGACCCCGTGGTGGACGATGGCGTTGTCCGTGTACCCGGACATGAAGACCACCTTGAGCGACGGCATCTCGGCCCGGAGGCGCTCGGCCAGCTCCCGCCCGTTCATCCCCGGCATGATGACGTCCGTGAGGACGAGCTGCGGCTTCGGCTCCATGGCCTCCAGCATCCCGAGCGCCTCCGCCCCGCAGGACGCCGCAAGACACTTGTAACCGAAGGGCTCGAGGGTGGCCACCACGAGTTCCCGGATCGACGGTTCGTCGTCGACCACGAGGATGGTCTCGGTGCCCTGGAGACAGACGGCGCCCTCCCCCTCGGCGCGTTCCTCCGCCGCCGGGGCCTCGGTGCACCTGGGGAAGAATATCTTGAACGTGGTCCCCCTCCCCACCTCGCTGTAGACGTTGATGTAGCCGTTGTGCTGCCGCACCACCCCGTGCACCATGGAGAGGCCGAGCCCCGTGCCCTTGCCCCGCTCCTTGGTGGTGAAAAACGGGTCGAAGATGTGCTCGAGTACGTCCTTCGGCATCCCCACCCCGAAATCCGTGACGGCGACCATGACGTACGCCCCGGGCCGCACCCCCGGGTGGGCCAGGGCGTACGCCTCGTCGAGGCGGACCTCCAGGGTCTCGATGATGAGCCGGCCGCCGCCCGGCATGGCGTCCCTGGCGTTGACGGCGAGGTTCATGAAGACCTGCTCAAGCTGCCCCTGGTCGGCCTCGACGACGTCGCCCTCCGCAGCGAGCCGCACCTCGATCTCGATGTCCTCGCCGAGGATCTTGCCGAGCAGCTGGACGATGCCGTCGATGACCCGGTTCATGTGGAGCGGCTTGACCTCCAGGACCTGCTTGCGGCTGAAGGCGAGCAGCTGGCGCGTGAGGGTGGCGGCCTTCTCCCCGGCCGCTCGGATCGCCTCGACCTCCTCCCGGAAGGGGGCCTCCTCGGGCACCTTCAGGAGCAGGAGCTCGCAGTAGCCCAGGACGGCCGAGAGGAGGTTGTTGAAGTCGTGGGCGATGCCGCCGGCCAGGCGCCCGATGGACTCCATCTTCTGGGCCTGGTGGAGCTGGGCCTCGAGTTGGCGTTTCTCCTCCTCGCTCCGCCGGCGCTCCGAGACGTCGCGCCCCACCAGGAGCAGGGTCTCCCGCCCCTCGAGCGAGAAGACGTGGGCGCTGATCTCCACGGGGAAGACGCGCCCGTCCCGGGTGACGTGATCGACCTCGAAGACGCTCCTTCCCGCCCGCGCAAGGTCCCGCAACCTTTCTTCCAGCTCCTGCCGGCCGCCGGGGGCCGTGACGTCCCGGAGCGTCAGGGACAGAAGCTCCCCGCGGTCGTAGCCGTACATCCGGCAGGCGACGTCGTTGGCGTCGATGAACCTGCCGGGCACGCGCTCCCCCACCATCTCGACG
Proteins encoded in this window:
- a CDS encoding alanine/glycine:cation symporter family protein, whose amino-acid sequence is MDLSQLLDRVNHFVWGGFMLYALVFTGVLLTLRCRFLQVFHLPRALRLVLCRPQDGEAPGDISPFQALTTALSATIGTGNIAGVATAIAMGGPGAVFWMWVCAFFGMATKFAEAVLAVRFRRTLPDGTMQGGPMRYIADGLGLPWLGWIFALMGAVAAFGIGSMVQSNSVAVVLREEWGVPVAVTGGVLAVMTGVVIIGGIRRIGRVTERLVPVMAVFYVAGSLLVLLLHLDRLPGALALIFQGAFHGTAAAGGAAGATVAAAVRYGVARGVFSNEAGLGSAPIAHAAARTESPVRQGLVAMTGVFFDTMVICTMTALVILTTGAWTTGETTSTLTRLAFEQGLPRGGGVIVSLGLAVFAYSTMIGWSYYGEECIEYLLGLRARMPYRFVFCAAIALGAFQRVDVVWNLADTMNGAMAIPNLVGLLGLSGLVARLTRETMAHPERLFS
- a CDS encoding response regulator codes for the protein MGRARILVVDDEADIRQLLVHHFTRNGYHVEAAATGEEALRAVRAAPPDLVVLDLMLPGMEGLDVCRVLKGDPATRGVSVVMLTARGEEADIVAGLELGADDYVTKPFSPRVLVARVRAVLRRRAAPAPAAGEVIRAHGIVIHSGRHEVTVAGRPVDLTPTEFRLLRYLAARPGWVFTRGQIVRAVHGEDYPVTERSVDVQVVGLRKKLGPAGGVIETVRGVGYRFREEA
- a CDS encoding sensor histidine kinase, producing the protein MKGRRLQWQLFAAFAGVSLLVFSGLTWQYVDAMRGFHRDQAAAGLEQVARGLLPEIRPLVAAGRLAALRALCRRAGREAGVRITVILPGGRVAADSERDPATMDNHADRPEVMAALASGRGVAERYSHTLRTEMLYVAVAAPEGAVVVRAALPETSVRAALAGLRGRLLAVALAVLALALGASFLVARRISRPLENLRLGAQLFAEGALDYRLHVPDSEETRGLAAAMNAMAAQLGDRLETIRRQRNQTEAILSSMREGVVAVDADRRVITVNEAALRLFRRRAEDVCGRPIQEVLRNPYLQRFLGDVLHDGAPREGEMVLRVGGTERNLHLNGTILRDAAGRKIGAVAVLHDVTRLRRLEHLRRDFVANVSHELRTPVTSIRGFAETLLDEELDPAERRRFLEIVHRQAERLGDLVEDLLALSRIEREVEAEAVRLEPGPVAAVVQGAVEACRPAAKRRRVRLSAECPADLEASMEPRLLEQALVNLLDNAVKYSPEGGEVEVTAAREGGEVVVRVRDQGPGIPREHLPRIFERFYRVDKARSRELGGTGLGLAIVKHVMQAHGGRVTVESEPGKGSVFALHLPG
- a CDS encoding EAL domain-containing protein gives rise to the protein MHRTRTRRHPAAWRRPSRRFWGWFIGGVLLYLLVESLGHLVFFPGTPLSRALFPTAPHELWMRGVALAALAASALLYRRALLREVRALKVHRMNRLLALLGEVVTTTLRAGDRDTLFREACRIAVETGGLRMAWIGLVAPDGAVEPAAAHGHGLDYLEGLRVSVDEADPRSRGPTGRAILEGRPQVMNDIAADGAMRPWREAALRRGFRSSAAFPLVARGRILGALNVYADVPNYFEADEVEILDRAAQGVSFALELLRHRLDTVAYQYRLREKEREVRLLLDSTAEGLLGLDPAGRCTFANDAALRLLGYEAASDLLGQNLHALVHHTREDGTPHIQQDCRICRAVVGGEIVHADDDLFWRCDGTSFPVEYWARPVVRDGHTVGVVLTFLDITERRAMERDLRRRLDMEARLNRLAQLLITHREAAPGEALAILSEAAGAERAGIYRWSASEGFARVASWHARGAPAPEAGPVAPDPAAAAWLREAMAGGDAAVVMDVSALPPGAGGLRISPPGGKTGALLAVPLDLPGGAPFGFLAFSGRARPDAWHPEDVRAVRTAAAMLAGYYARREAEVRLDYLSRHDPVTGLPNIAAFRDHLRRHLAVAKRQEAGAAVLLVELANFADVVESRGHETAERVLRKAAGLFTRCLREEDTVARTGAHQFGVLLPEVDDPEGAVAVGLKLVQALTPTLRLKDGAEVYLEVQVGAALFPENGADPEALIRSANVALNRARCEGPNNVRLCTAEMNRQVMDRLRLEGELRAAVERREFTVHFQPKVDVAEGRATGVEALVRWQRPGGRLEPPGAFIPMLEKTGLIVPAGRWVLEEACRRMMEWRRRGLPPLALSVNLSGRQFAARNLVEMVADCLQATGFPPGELVLEVTETMAIRNLEANLQVFNRLRGLGVRIALDDFGKEYSSFGYLKQLPVDELKIDRAFLANVPADREGAAILRAMVAMAHALNLKITAEGVETGEQWAFLKEVGCDEAQGFLFGHPEPPEALEAVLVRSAAPPGEPSAAPAGKAPLH